GCTAATTACTTAGGACCAGATATATTAAAGTTCGTCTcatttaatggtactttcatgTGATTAAATGTGAATAAATTTGGTGAGGTAAATTTTAGGCAACTGGTACATCTGGTAGTTATTTGAACAGAGAAATGAAAACGTGTGTatgttttttcaaattttattcatatttttcacaATCGTATATTTTCTCTCATTTTTTATCTTCTTAACTACTCTAAGTCCAGCTCTGGTAACCTCTTCTTTTAGGTGCACAGATCACATCTGAAAAAAGACAAAATTTGTCTTAATTGATCACCTCTTTTAGAGAAATCGAGAATCCTATCACAAAAATACTGATCAAGCCCTGAATACATATACAAATTTAAGTTTTTATAAATACAGCTGAAGAAATGAACAGAAACCAAAACAGAAACTTTCTCACCCACTGGATACCAATAGcagtaaataatattaaaatagttcAATACCGTTAGAGTAATATTGTTTGTACCAACACTGCTAAAACATTATTAGAACGACCAGTATCGCCAAATACTTCAACTTACATGATGATGCGTACGATGGGTCATGGGAACCATGTGGCGGCTCATACTTCTCTCCTTATAAATCCTCATAGCAGGCTCCATGAAGAGAGCCGATCCCAAAGTAGGAACTTGCTGTTTAGTGCAGCTGCATTGCATAATACTCTGTTGGCATTGTTGACACTGAGGTACCTTGACATAAGTGGCCACAGGTTCAGGTTCAGTAATCATCATAATAGGCTTGGGGGGAACCACCACCATTTGTTCCTCGTACACAGGTCTAACAGGCTCCTTCTCTATTTTAGGGGCCACAATCTTCTCTGGTTTAGGTTCAGGCTTTACAATCTTCTCTTTGATAATAGTCTCAACCACTGGTTTCACAGGTTTCTCTTCTTTTGGTGGTTGGATGATGTTGACGTTGGTTTGAGAAGGTGGGCAAGGTTGAGGCTGTTGGATGAATTTCAAGGAAGTTTGAGCAGGAGGTTGAATCACGTTGAAGGTTTGAACTGGCTGAGGAGCAGGTTGGATGCTGAAAGTTTGAACTGGTGGAGGAACAGCTTGGATATTAAGTGTTTGCACTCGTTGGGGTACTTGCTGAATGTTCAACGTTTGAACAGGCTGAGGAGCAGCTTGGATGCTATAACTTTGTGCTTGAGGTACCATGCTACCTGAGTCCAGACAGATGACTGATTTCTTGGATCTAGCCTGGTCGTCTTCTTCTGTCTTGTCGATCTTCAGATTATGGCCTTCGTCCAGTGATTTCTCGTTGATGTTCGTTGGAACTGCCTGGGTCAGAGACAGAcccaagaagaagaggaagaagacaACTTTGGAGTTCATTTTTTTAGTTGGATTGTTCTTCGAAGTCGAACTGTGAGGATCCTGATGAGGAGCTCGGTTTTTATAGGGATTTGGTGGAATACAGTGACCTGGTTTTACTTAGGAAACACGCGTATGTACGCAATGGTGCTGAGTGAGCGTAATTTGAAGGTATTGAGCCACTATGTTGACGCGATAGAGGATTATTGGTTTGTCGGCGTGTTACCATGCGTGAAACGGTTCCGCGAAACTTACCAGGATAGAGAATTTCTTATATTAAGTTGCTTTACAAGCATTTTATAAAGTATGCGGCAATATGcaagttatacgatattttgggAAATACAAGACACAAAAAAAGATGATTTCTCCAATCTCTTCAGTTTCTTTAACCCTCTAAGTTTCTTTAGAGCCTTCCATTTCcttaatttcttaaatttactcaattactttacattttgcaatctttttaaattttttttgtaaattCCAATTTTTTCTAAATTCATAGCTTTAAAATGGTGTTAGTGACTAGTAATGAGTAGTAAATGACTCGGGTAAGTGTAAGTGATGGGGTGTtggttaattttatttgaaacaacGCCTACTTGACCGAGGTTAGATCTTCCAGAAGAAAAAAGTCAAAGTTTTGCTGGAAAGGAACATTAACTCGGTATCTTTACGGAATTCTACTTGCAGAAAAgaattttgcaaattttgaaCATAAAAATAACAGTACATACAACGCAATCTCGGTACTATTTTTAATTAACAGGGCAGTATGTCTCACGAtgataaaattcaaaaatttattGTTATGACTGTAGAAGCTTTAAACGATTGACTGTCGTTTTGAACGTTAAACGACTGATTGACctatttttacaatttaaatcAAACACAAAATAGACAATTCTTAGCCACATTCTCTAGTTACATTGTTAAttattttgttcattttttattatattattcacaGACAAAATGGACGATTCTTCACTAGGCTTTCTCGGTTACTTTATTTCTTTCTGCTCTTATTAATGCATATAATAGATCAAAGGGTTAATATTCATCGCTGTTGCGTAGCCGTGTGTTTGAGAATAATGCGGAAACACCGGATGCAATGACATTACGTTTTGCTGCAAGAACATGCAACACGATAAATAAACTCGATTAAGAAACACGATTAATAAACTCGATTTCGTCATCGTCATGGTTACGgtgattattgttattattgcaTAATGTTTCCAAAATAACAATGCATGTTGCATACAGGTTGAACAATATTATTCCGCTGATATTCGTTTCGTAATTGCGAAACAGTAGTGAGATATTTCGTCAAGATCACGCGttcgtatttattatttaaacaaataaaataaaaggaaaaatatcGGCAGAAGTATCATTTCGTCATTTTATTTATCCTACGGATATTACGTAAGGGTGAAATTTaaaacttttattcattttcgatatatctttgtttaattttatttatttccacAGCATATTTACATTtcccaatttcatttatttctatttatttccaatgttattatttcatttatttactgATTTTCTTTCTCGTATTTCGATATGTTCATCGTACCATAAAATCATCAACGATTTATtactgtatttatttatttattcctttccaattaaatttatttgcaaACGTACAAAAATTCCAGCTTGTCATAATTTACATCTCCATAATCTAAAATCGCTCGATAAACTGTTCTATTTTCAAGTGTTCATTTCTATTGACAACTGAGTGATTGCAGATTTTCTCATTAGATGGCATTggtaaaatccgcaatcacttagttgcccaatatactaaatacaataaaagaagaaaaaggaatgaAATTTTTGTAACTTGAAAGAACCCATTCTCTGTCAGTTTATTTTTCACAATACACCGATCCTTCTACGGGAAAGGGGAAAAAGTCATTTCACTGACCATTTTCCTCCGACGTCCAAAGTTGAATCAAACCAAGGTTAGACCAAACCTTAACCTGCTTTGTAATTCTCCTCAGGAGtctctctttttcctcttcAATGATCGAATTGTTTCTTCCCCGTCGGTTTGAAGAGAGAATACGTTTTAATCTCAAAGCAGTGCCTTCTCCTTTCTTCCAAGAATCACTGTACTTCATCCTCCTCTTTGATTAGAACACACCATTGTAGGAGAGCTTCATGGAAAGTTATATATATAGTAGAATGCACGGCGTAACAAgatcgtaaaaataaaaatcgagTAAAAGTAGCAGTACTTTTCTTTCCTGCTTTCATTTTACGTTGCATTGGTAGATTCCTGTTACCTGTTGTTCTTTTACTACCTTTGGTGCCTTCTTGCAATTTCTTTTCTAATGTGTTCCTTAGCACATATTTGATTGAATTGTTCTTTTGGGTGCGTTTTTATTATCGGGATTCACTTTTTGCTGTTTTCGTACTCCTTTTCCTATTTTATTTCCTAACTACTTTATTTAAAATGATGCTTCAGAATATCGTGTAACTGGAGTTTTCTCAATCGTAGCATCCTAATTTTTAGGTTAGGTTTTCAAAGAAATGCGtccttttattatataatattctataGGAAGAGAAATCTCTTTTGGTCTAATTACAAAATGTAATTCTTTTActtaaaatgatattttaattatattaatgtcTTTTTAATTATTGTCACTCTAATTTGGAGGTTAGTTCTACAGAAAATGAGTCGTTTCTTATCGCGGTGATAAATAATCTTTTTAAGATTAAAGTGGCTGTTCACATCcgatatagaaaaattcattttcttGTACTGTTTAAAACGAGCATTGTAACGATCGAATGCCCCAGTCGAATATTTACTGTATCGAGAATTTTTCGCGCATCAAAAAACGCGTACATTAAAATTTCATGAATATGAATATCCCGGaagatttttattcaaatatccAGTGAGTTTCACGATGTGGTAGATAAAAAACAATAAAGATATTCTGCAATTTTGTTTAGCAAATATTGGCGATACATTTCACTAATTTCCATTTTTAGTCCAACCTTTCAAGCTATTATTCCAAATGGCACGTAACGCAAAAATAAATAAGAGGATAAATATTGCAAGAGAAAAACACCATCTATGAGAATTTATTCCATCAAAAGCGACTCTTCAAATTCTCATCTAACAATCATATTATTCACTagcttttgtaaaaataattccCTAGAATCTAAACTACATAATGAAGATACGAAGAAGTATACAGGATGTTTCACATATggtataatttaatttgtaaaatattcttattata
This genomic stretch from Bombus affinis isolate iyBomAffi1 chromosome 16, iyBomAffi1.2, whole genome shotgun sequence harbors:
- the LOC126925630 gene encoding transcription factor SPT20 homolog — protein: MNSKVVFFLFFLGLSLTQAVPTNINEKSLDEGHNLKIDKTEEDDQARSKKSVICLDSGSMVPQAQSYSIQAAPQPVQTLNIQQVPQRVQTLNIQAVPPPVQTFSIQPAPQPVQTFNVIQPPAQTSLKFIQQPQPCPPSQTNVNIIQPPKEEKPVKPVVETIIKEKIVKPEPKPEKIVAPKIEKEPVRPVYEEQMVVVPPKPIMMITEPEPVATYVKVPQCQQCQQSIMQCSCTKQQVPTLGSALFMEPAMRIYKERSMSRHMVPMTHRTHHHM